In the genome of Electrophorus electricus isolate fEleEle1 chromosome 26, fEleEle1.pri, whole genome shotgun sequence, one region contains:
- the socs7 gene encoding suppressor of cytokine signaling 7 isoform X1 codes for MNNAQDMSPDFVLMRLVSAAEDDRLDEENGNLTSSSGVVAGFRQEVLAHGSIKSKFECAQNQVPGITRHSHLTAVNKAPQHGGTEAPDTRVMATRPSLSVAPPLNSTEAHGYDLARRGGMAPQLLVFRNISRDSEGLCENNSDDRQASRAFEDQTTRSSESSAGVNNNTPSTVDAQSHPSWSLRGQMNLPMADSERAELCHRHRLITDKPEWPPTVEKSNPTAIAEPKWSCKTAQGELQLSDRPVLELARKFGNLGVATVPDFLLKDGELPHCSCQSILGSATAGIRQGEDPTETSDALLVLEGLGSEEVNGLGINGCQKSNLESPDSGQVKRELVDKMSGAFALKCFPSVLSGQSVGMSGGFCSSACSDSQLCCLLRDSLTPRAQANHTARLSPELKTSSVESTVELHSNTPCSIQASIPMAQSERCASASGAPLSRGACGEAEKVKVPGKSRKGSLKIRLSKLFRTKSCSGSNTLLDKRPSVTFSISSDGSLVDMSGASGGEQDPASQPGITRAQSALSAASFAPLFTGETVSLVDVDISQRGRTSPHPPTPPPPPRRSLSLLDDIGGPQPGPFLVSVMGASLQSLPLPLPPPPPLHATMQHSLSLNDAFFRALPHSSPSPMEIPPPSRVTPPSNLCPLRGVDSSSFTASLRELQRCGWYWGPMNWEDAELKLKGKPDGSFLVRDSSDPRYILSLSFRSQGVTHHTRMEHYRGTFSLWCHPKFEDRCHSVVEFIERAIMHSKNGKFLYFLRSRVPGLPPTPVQLLYPVSRFCNVKSLQHLCRFCIRQLVRIDHIQELPLPKPLIVYLRKFYYYDPEEEMYMSIKGMRQTAGGEPEPEPETISVYGQQMA; via the exons ATGAACAACGCGCAAGATATGTCTCCTGATTTTGTCTTGATGCGCCTGGTCTCTGCGGCCGAGGATGACCGCTTGGACGAGGAGAATGGGAATTTGACATCGAGTAGTGGAGTAGTGGCTGGATTTAGGCAGGAAGTCTTGGCTCATGGAAGTATTAAAAGTAAATTCGAATGCGCGCAAAATCAGGTGCCCGGTATTACGCGACACAGTCACCTCACAGCAGTGAACAAAGCTCCGCAGCACGGCGGAACTGAGGCACCTGACACCAGAGTTATGGCGACTAGACCCTCGCTGTCTGTCGCTCCTCCGCTTAATTCTACCGAGGCCCATGGTTATGATCTCGCCCGCAGAGGGGGAATGGCGCCTCAGCTACTTGTATTTAGAAACATATCAAGAGACTCTGAAGGATTGTGTGAAAATAATTCGGATGATCGGCAGGCATCGAGGGCTTTTGAGGACCAGACGACGCGTAGCTCTGAGTCGAGCGCCGGCGTAAATAACAATACGCCGAGCACCGTGGATGCTCAGTCGCATCCTTCATGGTCGCTGCGTGGCCAGATGAACCTGCCTATGGCGGATAGCGAGCGTGCCGAACTATGTCACCGACATCGCTTGATCACAGATAAACCAGAGTGGCCGCCGACTGTGGAGAAATCCAACCCGACGGCTATAGCAGAGCCCAAATGGAGCTGCAAAACAGCGCAGGGAGAGCTTCAGCTCTCCGACAGGCCCGTTTTGGAACTTGCTAGGAAATTTGGGAATCTAGGTGTCGCTACGGTTCCTGACTTTTTGCTCAAAGACGGGGAGCTGCCACACTGCTCGTGTCAAAGCATCCTCGGCTCGGCAACCGCAGGAATCAGACAGGGAGAAGACCCGACCGAAACAAGCGATGCCCTCCTCGTCCTGGAGGGACTTGGTTCAGAAGAGGTGAATGGTCTTGGGATTAATGGTTGCCAAAAGAGCAATCTTGAGTCACCGGACAGTGGGCAGGTAAAGAGAGAACTAGTGGATAAGATGTCAGGTGCGTTTGCACTCAAATGTTTCCCTTCCGTCTTGTCCGGGCAGTCAGTTGGGATGAGCGGCGGATTCTGTTCGTCCGCATGTAGCGACTCACAGTTATGCTGTTTGCTGCGAGACTCTTTAACGCCTAGGGCACAAGCCAACCACACTGCCAGACTCTCCCCAGAATTAAAGACATCCTCAGTAGAATCCACTGTCGAGCTACACAGCAACACCCCGTGTTCAATCCAGGCTTCGATCCCTATGGCGCAATCGGAAAGATGCGCCAGTGCGTCTGGAGCGCCTTTATCCCGCGGAGCCTGTGGTGAGGCGGAGAAGGTAAAAGTGCCGGGAAAGTCCAGAAAAGGTTCTCTTAAAATTCGACTGAGCAAACTTTTCAGAACTAAAAGTTGCAGCGGCTCTAATACTCTTCTGGACAAGAGACCTTCGGTTACGTTTTCCATATCTTCAGACGGCAGTTTGGTGGATATGTCAGGAGCGAGCGGTGGGGAACAAGACCCGGCCAG TCAACCCGGAATAACAAGGGCCCAAAGCGCCTTGTCTGCTGCTTCTTTTGCTCCGCTCTTCACAG GAGAGACAGTGTCACTGGTGGACGTGGACATCTCCCAGAGAGGAAGGACgtctcctcacccacccacgccccctccccctccacgcAGGAGTCTCAGCCTTTTAG acgaCATAGGTGGGCCGCAGCCTGGGCCTTTCCTAGTGAGTGTCATGGGAGCATCCCTGCAgtctctccccctgcctcttcctcctcctccccccctccaTGCCACCATGCAGCACAGTCTCAGCCTCAATG atgcTTTCTTCAGAGCACTTCCTCATTCTTCCCCATCACCAATGGAGATTCCACCTCCTTCCCGAGTGACTCCACCTTCAAATCTATGTCCTCTGAGGGGAGTTGATTCCAGCAGCTTCACAGCTAGCCTGAGAGAACTACAAAGG TGTGGATGGTACTGGGGTCCAATGAACTGGGAGGATGCAGAATTGAAACTAAAAGGAAAACCTGACGGCTCTTTTCTGGTTCGGGACAGTTCAGACCCCCGATACATACTCAGCCTCAGCTTCCGCTCACAGGGAGTCACACACCACACCCGCATGGAGCATTACAGAg GAACCTTCAGCTTATGGTGCCATCCGAAGTTTGAGGACCGTTGTCATTCTGTGGTGGAGTTCATAGAACGTGCCATCATGCATTCTAAGAATGGAAAGTTCCTTTACTTCTTGCGGTCACGAGTACCTG GGCTTCCACCGACCCCAGTGCAGCTCCTGTATCCAGTCTCACGCTTCTGTAACGTCAAGTCCCTGCAGCACCTCTGCCGCTTCTGTATCCGACAGCTTGTCCGCATAGATCACATCCAGGAACTTCCATTACCAAa ACCCCTAATTGTCTACCTGAGAAAGTTCTACTATTATGACCCAGAGGAAGAGATGTACATGTCGATTAAAGGCATGCGCCAGACAGCAGGCGGGGAACCGGAGCCAGAGCCCGAGAC GATTTCTGTGTATGGACAGCAGATGGCATAG
- the socs7 gene encoding suppressor of cytokine signaling 7 isoform X3: MNNAQDMSPDFVLMRLVSAAEDDRLDEENGNLTSSSGVVAGFRQEVLAHGSIKSKFECAQNQVPGITRHSHLTAVNKAPQHGGTEAPDTRVMATRPSLSVAPPLNSTEAHGYDLARRGGMAPQLLVFRNISRDSEGLCENNSDDRQASRAFEDQTTRSSESSAGVNNNTPSTVDAQSHPSWSLRGQMNLPMADSERAELCHRHRLITDKPEWPPTVEKSNPTAIAEPKWSCKTAQGELQLSDRPVLELARKFGNLGVATVPDFLLKDGELPHCSCQSILGSATAGIRQGEDPTETSDALLVLEGLGSEEVNGLGINGCQKSNLESPDSGQVKRELVDKMSGAFALKCFPSVLSGQSVGMSGGFCSSACSDSQLCCLLRDSLTPRAQANHTARLSPELKTSSVESTVELHSNTPCSIQASIPMAQSERCASASGAPLSRGACGEAEKVKVPGKSRKGSLKIRLSKLFRTKSCSGSNTLLDKRPSVTFSISSDGSLVDMSGASGGEQDPASQPGITRAQSALSAASFAPLFTGETVSLVDVDISQRGRTSPHPPTPPPPPRRSLSLLDAFFRALPHSSPSPMEIPPPSRVTPPSNLCPLRGVDSSSFTASLRELQRCGWYWGPMNWEDAELKLKGKPDGSFLVRDSSDPRYILSLSFRSQGVTHHTRMEHYRGTFSLWCHPKFEDRCHSVVEFIERAIMHSKNGKFLYFLRSRVPGLPPTPVQLLYPVSRFCNVKSLQHLCRFCIRQLVRIDHIQELPLPKPLIVYLRKFYYYDPEEEMYMSIKGMRQTAGGEPEPEPETISVYGQQMA; the protein is encoded by the exons ATGAACAACGCGCAAGATATGTCTCCTGATTTTGTCTTGATGCGCCTGGTCTCTGCGGCCGAGGATGACCGCTTGGACGAGGAGAATGGGAATTTGACATCGAGTAGTGGAGTAGTGGCTGGATTTAGGCAGGAAGTCTTGGCTCATGGAAGTATTAAAAGTAAATTCGAATGCGCGCAAAATCAGGTGCCCGGTATTACGCGACACAGTCACCTCACAGCAGTGAACAAAGCTCCGCAGCACGGCGGAACTGAGGCACCTGACACCAGAGTTATGGCGACTAGACCCTCGCTGTCTGTCGCTCCTCCGCTTAATTCTACCGAGGCCCATGGTTATGATCTCGCCCGCAGAGGGGGAATGGCGCCTCAGCTACTTGTATTTAGAAACATATCAAGAGACTCTGAAGGATTGTGTGAAAATAATTCGGATGATCGGCAGGCATCGAGGGCTTTTGAGGACCAGACGACGCGTAGCTCTGAGTCGAGCGCCGGCGTAAATAACAATACGCCGAGCACCGTGGATGCTCAGTCGCATCCTTCATGGTCGCTGCGTGGCCAGATGAACCTGCCTATGGCGGATAGCGAGCGTGCCGAACTATGTCACCGACATCGCTTGATCACAGATAAACCAGAGTGGCCGCCGACTGTGGAGAAATCCAACCCGACGGCTATAGCAGAGCCCAAATGGAGCTGCAAAACAGCGCAGGGAGAGCTTCAGCTCTCCGACAGGCCCGTTTTGGAACTTGCTAGGAAATTTGGGAATCTAGGTGTCGCTACGGTTCCTGACTTTTTGCTCAAAGACGGGGAGCTGCCACACTGCTCGTGTCAAAGCATCCTCGGCTCGGCAACCGCAGGAATCAGACAGGGAGAAGACCCGACCGAAACAAGCGATGCCCTCCTCGTCCTGGAGGGACTTGGTTCAGAAGAGGTGAATGGTCTTGGGATTAATGGTTGCCAAAAGAGCAATCTTGAGTCACCGGACAGTGGGCAGGTAAAGAGAGAACTAGTGGATAAGATGTCAGGTGCGTTTGCACTCAAATGTTTCCCTTCCGTCTTGTCCGGGCAGTCAGTTGGGATGAGCGGCGGATTCTGTTCGTCCGCATGTAGCGACTCACAGTTATGCTGTTTGCTGCGAGACTCTTTAACGCCTAGGGCACAAGCCAACCACACTGCCAGACTCTCCCCAGAATTAAAGACATCCTCAGTAGAATCCACTGTCGAGCTACACAGCAACACCCCGTGTTCAATCCAGGCTTCGATCCCTATGGCGCAATCGGAAAGATGCGCCAGTGCGTCTGGAGCGCCTTTATCCCGCGGAGCCTGTGGTGAGGCGGAGAAGGTAAAAGTGCCGGGAAAGTCCAGAAAAGGTTCTCTTAAAATTCGACTGAGCAAACTTTTCAGAACTAAAAGTTGCAGCGGCTCTAATACTCTTCTGGACAAGAGACCTTCGGTTACGTTTTCCATATCTTCAGACGGCAGTTTGGTGGATATGTCAGGAGCGAGCGGTGGGGAACAAGACCCGGCCAG TCAACCCGGAATAACAAGGGCCCAAAGCGCCTTGTCTGCTGCTTCTTTTGCTCCGCTCTTCACAG GAGAGACAGTGTCACTGGTGGACGTGGACATCTCCCAGAGAGGAAGGACgtctcctcacccacccacgccccctccccctccacgcAGGAGTCTCAGCCTTTTAG atgcTTTCTTCAGAGCACTTCCTCATTCTTCCCCATCACCAATGGAGATTCCACCTCCTTCCCGAGTGACTCCACCTTCAAATCTATGTCCTCTGAGGGGAGTTGATTCCAGCAGCTTCACAGCTAGCCTGAGAGAACTACAAAGG TGTGGATGGTACTGGGGTCCAATGAACTGGGAGGATGCAGAATTGAAACTAAAAGGAAAACCTGACGGCTCTTTTCTGGTTCGGGACAGTTCAGACCCCCGATACATACTCAGCCTCAGCTTCCGCTCACAGGGAGTCACACACCACACCCGCATGGAGCATTACAGAg GAACCTTCAGCTTATGGTGCCATCCGAAGTTTGAGGACCGTTGTCATTCTGTGGTGGAGTTCATAGAACGTGCCATCATGCATTCTAAGAATGGAAAGTTCCTTTACTTCTTGCGGTCACGAGTACCTG GGCTTCCACCGACCCCAGTGCAGCTCCTGTATCCAGTCTCACGCTTCTGTAACGTCAAGTCCCTGCAGCACCTCTGCCGCTTCTGTATCCGACAGCTTGTCCGCATAGATCACATCCAGGAACTTCCATTACCAAa ACCCCTAATTGTCTACCTGAGAAAGTTCTACTATTATGACCCAGAGGAAGAGATGTACATGTCGATTAAAGGCATGCGCCAGACAGCAGGCGGGGAACCGGAGCCAGAGCCCGAGAC GATTTCTGTGTATGGACAGCAGATGGCATAG
- the socs7 gene encoding suppressor of cytokine signaling 7 isoform X2, translating to MNNAQDMSPDFVLMRLVSAAEDDRLDEENGNLTSSSGVVAGFRQEVLAHGSIKSKFECAQNQVPGITRHSHLTAVNKAPQHGGTEAPDTRVMATRPSLSVAPPLNSTEAHGYDLARRGGMAPQLLVFRNISRDSEGLCENNSDDRQASRAFEDQTTRSSESSAGVNNNTPSTVDAQSHPSWSLRGQMNLPMADSERAELCHRHRLITDKPEWPPTVEKSNPTAIAEPKWSCKTAQGELQLSDRPVLELARKFGNLGVATVPDFLLKDGELPHCSCQSILGSATAGIRQGEDPTETSDALLVLEGLGSEEVNGLGINGCQKSNLESPDSGQVKRELVDKMSGAFALKCFPSVLSGQSVGMSGGFCSSACSDSQLCCLLRDSLTPRAQANHTARLSPELKTSSVESTVELHSNTPCSIQASIPMAQSERCASASGAPLSRGACGEAEKVKVPGKSRKGSLKIRLSKLFRTKSCSGSNTLLDKRPSVTFSISSDGSLVDMSGASGGEQDPASQPGITRAQSALSAASFAPLFTGETVSLVDVDISQRGRTSPHPPTPPPPPRRSLSLLDDIGGPQPGPFLVSVMGASLQSLPLPLPPPPPLHATMQHSLSLNDAFFRALPHSSPSPMEIPPPSRVTPPSNLCPLRGVDSSSFTASLRELQRCGWYWGPMNWEDAELKLKGKPDGSFLVRDSSDPRYILSLSFRSQGVTHHTRMEHYRGTFSLWCHPKFEDRCHSVVEFIERAIMHSKNGKFLYFLRSRVPGLPPTPVQLLYPVSRFCNVKSLQHLCRFCIRQLVRIDHIQELPLPKPLIVYLRKFYYYDPEEEMYMSIKGMRQTAGGEPEPEPET from the exons ATGAACAACGCGCAAGATATGTCTCCTGATTTTGTCTTGATGCGCCTGGTCTCTGCGGCCGAGGATGACCGCTTGGACGAGGAGAATGGGAATTTGACATCGAGTAGTGGAGTAGTGGCTGGATTTAGGCAGGAAGTCTTGGCTCATGGAAGTATTAAAAGTAAATTCGAATGCGCGCAAAATCAGGTGCCCGGTATTACGCGACACAGTCACCTCACAGCAGTGAACAAAGCTCCGCAGCACGGCGGAACTGAGGCACCTGACACCAGAGTTATGGCGACTAGACCCTCGCTGTCTGTCGCTCCTCCGCTTAATTCTACCGAGGCCCATGGTTATGATCTCGCCCGCAGAGGGGGAATGGCGCCTCAGCTACTTGTATTTAGAAACATATCAAGAGACTCTGAAGGATTGTGTGAAAATAATTCGGATGATCGGCAGGCATCGAGGGCTTTTGAGGACCAGACGACGCGTAGCTCTGAGTCGAGCGCCGGCGTAAATAACAATACGCCGAGCACCGTGGATGCTCAGTCGCATCCTTCATGGTCGCTGCGTGGCCAGATGAACCTGCCTATGGCGGATAGCGAGCGTGCCGAACTATGTCACCGACATCGCTTGATCACAGATAAACCAGAGTGGCCGCCGACTGTGGAGAAATCCAACCCGACGGCTATAGCAGAGCCCAAATGGAGCTGCAAAACAGCGCAGGGAGAGCTTCAGCTCTCCGACAGGCCCGTTTTGGAACTTGCTAGGAAATTTGGGAATCTAGGTGTCGCTACGGTTCCTGACTTTTTGCTCAAAGACGGGGAGCTGCCACACTGCTCGTGTCAAAGCATCCTCGGCTCGGCAACCGCAGGAATCAGACAGGGAGAAGACCCGACCGAAACAAGCGATGCCCTCCTCGTCCTGGAGGGACTTGGTTCAGAAGAGGTGAATGGTCTTGGGATTAATGGTTGCCAAAAGAGCAATCTTGAGTCACCGGACAGTGGGCAGGTAAAGAGAGAACTAGTGGATAAGATGTCAGGTGCGTTTGCACTCAAATGTTTCCCTTCCGTCTTGTCCGGGCAGTCAGTTGGGATGAGCGGCGGATTCTGTTCGTCCGCATGTAGCGACTCACAGTTATGCTGTTTGCTGCGAGACTCTTTAACGCCTAGGGCACAAGCCAACCACACTGCCAGACTCTCCCCAGAATTAAAGACATCCTCAGTAGAATCCACTGTCGAGCTACACAGCAACACCCCGTGTTCAATCCAGGCTTCGATCCCTATGGCGCAATCGGAAAGATGCGCCAGTGCGTCTGGAGCGCCTTTATCCCGCGGAGCCTGTGGTGAGGCGGAGAAGGTAAAAGTGCCGGGAAAGTCCAGAAAAGGTTCTCTTAAAATTCGACTGAGCAAACTTTTCAGAACTAAAAGTTGCAGCGGCTCTAATACTCTTCTGGACAAGAGACCTTCGGTTACGTTTTCCATATCTTCAGACGGCAGTTTGGTGGATATGTCAGGAGCGAGCGGTGGGGAACAAGACCCGGCCAG TCAACCCGGAATAACAAGGGCCCAAAGCGCCTTGTCTGCTGCTTCTTTTGCTCCGCTCTTCACAG GAGAGACAGTGTCACTGGTGGACGTGGACATCTCCCAGAGAGGAAGGACgtctcctcacccacccacgccccctccccctccacgcAGGAGTCTCAGCCTTTTAG acgaCATAGGTGGGCCGCAGCCTGGGCCTTTCCTAGTGAGTGTCATGGGAGCATCCCTGCAgtctctccccctgcctcttcctcctcctccccccctccaTGCCACCATGCAGCACAGTCTCAGCCTCAATG atgcTTTCTTCAGAGCACTTCCTCATTCTTCCCCATCACCAATGGAGATTCCACCTCCTTCCCGAGTGACTCCACCTTCAAATCTATGTCCTCTGAGGGGAGTTGATTCCAGCAGCTTCACAGCTAGCCTGAGAGAACTACAAAGG TGTGGATGGTACTGGGGTCCAATGAACTGGGAGGATGCAGAATTGAAACTAAAAGGAAAACCTGACGGCTCTTTTCTGGTTCGGGACAGTTCAGACCCCCGATACATACTCAGCCTCAGCTTCCGCTCACAGGGAGTCACACACCACACCCGCATGGAGCATTACAGAg GAACCTTCAGCTTATGGTGCCATCCGAAGTTTGAGGACCGTTGTCATTCTGTGGTGGAGTTCATAGAACGTGCCATCATGCATTCTAAGAATGGAAAGTTCCTTTACTTCTTGCGGTCACGAGTACCTG GGCTTCCACCGACCCCAGTGCAGCTCCTGTATCCAGTCTCACGCTTCTGTAACGTCAAGTCCCTGCAGCACCTCTGCCGCTTCTGTATCCGACAGCTTGTCCGCATAGATCACATCCAGGAACTTCCATTACCAAa ACCCCTAATTGTCTACCTGAGAAAGTTCTACTATTATGACCCAGAGGAAGAGATGTACATGTCGATTAAAGGCATGCGCCAGACAGCAGGCGGGGAACCGGAGCCAGAGCCCGAGACGTAG
- the socs7 gene encoding suppressor of cytokine signaling 7 isoform X4, producing MNNAQDMSPDFVLMRLVSAAEDDRLDEENGNLTSSSGVVAGFRQEVLAHGSIKSKFECAQNQVPGITRHSHLTAVNKAPQHGGTEAPDTRVMATRPSLSVAPPLNSTEAHGYDLARRGGMAPQLLVFRNISRDSEGLCENNSDDRQASRAFEDQTTRSSESSAGVNNNTPSTVDAQSHPSWSLRGQMNLPMADSERAELCHRHRLITDKPEWPPTVEKSNPTAIAEPKWSCKTAQGELQLSDRPVLELARKFGNLGVATVPDFLLKDGELPHCSCQSILGSATAGIRQGEDPTETSDALLVLEGLGSEEVNGLGINGCQKSNLESPDSGQVKRELVDKMSGAFALKCFPSVLSGQSVGMSGGFCSSACSDSQLCCLLRDSLTPRAQANHTARLSPELKTSSVESTVELHSNTPCSIQASIPMAQSERCASASGAPLSRGACGEAEKVKVPGKSRKGSLKIRLSKLFRTKSCSGSNTLLDKRPSVTFSISSDGSLVDMSGASGGEQDPASQPGITRAQSALSAASFAPLFTGETVSLVDVDISQRGRTSPHPPTPPPPPRRSLSLLDAFFRALPHSSPSPMEIPPPSRVTPPSNLCPLRGVDSSSFTASLRELQRCGWYWGPMNWEDAELKLKGKPDGSFLVRDSSDPRYILSLSFRSQGVTHHTRMEHYRGTFSLWCHPKFEDRCHSVVEFIERAIMHSKNGKFLYFLRSRVPGLPPTPVQLLYPVSRFCNVKSLQHLCRFCIRQLVRIDHIQELPLPKPLIVYLRKFYYYDPEEEMYMSIKGMRQTAGGEPEPEPET from the exons ATGAACAACGCGCAAGATATGTCTCCTGATTTTGTCTTGATGCGCCTGGTCTCTGCGGCCGAGGATGACCGCTTGGACGAGGAGAATGGGAATTTGACATCGAGTAGTGGAGTAGTGGCTGGATTTAGGCAGGAAGTCTTGGCTCATGGAAGTATTAAAAGTAAATTCGAATGCGCGCAAAATCAGGTGCCCGGTATTACGCGACACAGTCACCTCACAGCAGTGAACAAAGCTCCGCAGCACGGCGGAACTGAGGCACCTGACACCAGAGTTATGGCGACTAGACCCTCGCTGTCTGTCGCTCCTCCGCTTAATTCTACCGAGGCCCATGGTTATGATCTCGCCCGCAGAGGGGGAATGGCGCCTCAGCTACTTGTATTTAGAAACATATCAAGAGACTCTGAAGGATTGTGTGAAAATAATTCGGATGATCGGCAGGCATCGAGGGCTTTTGAGGACCAGACGACGCGTAGCTCTGAGTCGAGCGCCGGCGTAAATAACAATACGCCGAGCACCGTGGATGCTCAGTCGCATCCTTCATGGTCGCTGCGTGGCCAGATGAACCTGCCTATGGCGGATAGCGAGCGTGCCGAACTATGTCACCGACATCGCTTGATCACAGATAAACCAGAGTGGCCGCCGACTGTGGAGAAATCCAACCCGACGGCTATAGCAGAGCCCAAATGGAGCTGCAAAACAGCGCAGGGAGAGCTTCAGCTCTCCGACAGGCCCGTTTTGGAACTTGCTAGGAAATTTGGGAATCTAGGTGTCGCTACGGTTCCTGACTTTTTGCTCAAAGACGGGGAGCTGCCACACTGCTCGTGTCAAAGCATCCTCGGCTCGGCAACCGCAGGAATCAGACAGGGAGAAGACCCGACCGAAACAAGCGATGCCCTCCTCGTCCTGGAGGGACTTGGTTCAGAAGAGGTGAATGGTCTTGGGATTAATGGTTGCCAAAAGAGCAATCTTGAGTCACCGGACAGTGGGCAGGTAAAGAGAGAACTAGTGGATAAGATGTCAGGTGCGTTTGCACTCAAATGTTTCCCTTCCGTCTTGTCCGGGCAGTCAGTTGGGATGAGCGGCGGATTCTGTTCGTCCGCATGTAGCGACTCACAGTTATGCTGTTTGCTGCGAGACTCTTTAACGCCTAGGGCACAAGCCAACCACACTGCCAGACTCTCCCCAGAATTAAAGACATCCTCAGTAGAATCCACTGTCGAGCTACACAGCAACACCCCGTGTTCAATCCAGGCTTCGATCCCTATGGCGCAATCGGAAAGATGCGCCAGTGCGTCTGGAGCGCCTTTATCCCGCGGAGCCTGTGGTGAGGCGGAGAAGGTAAAAGTGCCGGGAAAGTCCAGAAAAGGTTCTCTTAAAATTCGACTGAGCAAACTTTTCAGAACTAAAAGTTGCAGCGGCTCTAATACTCTTCTGGACAAGAGACCTTCGGTTACGTTTTCCATATCTTCAGACGGCAGTTTGGTGGATATGTCAGGAGCGAGCGGTGGGGAACAAGACCCGGCCAG TCAACCCGGAATAACAAGGGCCCAAAGCGCCTTGTCTGCTGCTTCTTTTGCTCCGCTCTTCACAG GAGAGACAGTGTCACTGGTGGACGTGGACATCTCCCAGAGAGGAAGGACgtctcctcacccacccacgccccctccccctccacgcAGGAGTCTCAGCCTTTTAG atgcTTTCTTCAGAGCACTTCCTCATTCTTCCCCATCACCAATGGAGATTCCACCTCCTTCCCGAGTGACTCCACCTTCAAATCTATGTCCTCTGAGGGGAGTTGATTCCAGCAGCTTCACAGCTAGCCTGAGAGAACTACAAAGG TGTGGATGGTACTGGGGTCCAATGAACTGGGAGGATGCAGAATTGAAACTAAAAGGAAAACCTGACGGCTCTTTTCTGGTTCGGGACAGTTCAGACCCCCGATACATACTCAGCCTCAGCTTCCGCTCACAGGGAGTCACACACCACACCCGCATGGAGCATTACAGAg GAACCTTCAGCTTATGGTGCCATCCGAAGTTTGAGGACCGTTGTCATTCTGTGGTGGAGTTCATAGAACGTGCCATCATGCATTCTAAGAATGGAAAGTTCCTTTACTTCTTGCGGTCACGAGTACCTG GGCTTCCACCGACCCCAGTGCAGCTCCTGTATCCAGTCTCACGCTTCTGTAACGTCAAGTCCCTGCAGCACCTCTGCCGCTTCTGTATCCGACAGCTTGTCCGCATAGATCACATCCAGGAACTTCCATTACCAAa ACCCCTAATTGTCTACCTGAGAAAGTTCTACTATTATGACCCAGAGGAAGAGATGTACATGTCGATTAAAGGCATGCGCCAGACAGCAGGCGGGGAACCGGAGCCAGAGCCCGAGACGTAG